A stretch of DNA from Pyxicephalus adspersus chromosome 5, UCB_Pads_2.0, whole genome shotgun sequence:
tttttttgaGGATACCTATCTTTCTTGCTTTTGTCAGCTTTTGTAATTGAATCTATAGTATTAAAATGTGTATGAAggattataaaaattatttgaaattggTCACCGTTTAGGTGATGTTTGAAGAGTGCTTAGCCTTGTGTGGTATACAATACTATTAGTGATACCATCTAATCTCTTCTGTTCATACCTTATACCAGGCCCACACACCGTACAGGCCTTGGCCTGCCGCTAAACCAACACTTTGACGGCCAGAACAATATTTCTTAACTTTCTGTTCCCAATTGCTATGTTTCTTTTGCCTAATAACTCTTACATTTAGAGCAGAGTTTccagacctttttaacatggtcgaaacccttaaaataaatttaaggaaaccactgctataattactatatttagaATTACCAGTACAATAGCATGGTAGTTTTTTATGAAGAATGCCACCTACAATGTTGGTAATTGGGAGGAATGCCacccgtacagatagccaaaaagatcactggtatgagttaaactgaactgagaagCACACATTtcttgttgctcaaggaacccctagcaatctctggaggaaccctggtttagaaacactgatctagaagatTGCCACTCCTTCACAGCACAGAGCCACTGCCCAGCTCAGACTAACTGGCCGCTATCACTTCAAGCAGCAGCAGCTTTCACGGAAGATCACATCTTCTTATAGGCATTATGAATTTGTCACCACTGCACACATCTAGGTGTTTTCTGGTAGTACGTTGCCTAGCCTCAACCTGCAAGCTGTGGATCTGAAGAGCAGGTGGAATATTATTTCTGGAGAGATACTGCAGTTTTTGTGTTTCCTCAATCTCTTTTCAATGGACTTATGCACTAGACACACTTTGGGATGCTTGTCCATAATTTCTAATCGCATCCCAATACACATAATCACTCAAAAATGTACTTGAATCTCGGTGCATTCTGTTAAAAAGTAGGGTATGCTTGTGGTTCATTggaacaaaaatgtcaaatgccAGTTGTCAGTACAATTCTGTCTCATTCTGTCTTTGTGCACAAGTCTGACTTTATCAGTGTGGTACAGATATCATTGCTGCAGACTTGCTTCTGATGTTGTCAGTATGGGGCTTATTCTATCTCATTTTCTAGATGTGTCAGTCCTGCACTGTGACTCTACAGGGATAATATGGCTGTGAGTTTATGTATGTGTTATTATGGTACTGGTTGTGTCTCTTCAGAgttttcttgttcttgttcttTGTTGTGTCAGTTCAGTACTTGTGTCtctgtagtcatgtcacaagTTGGTTTTGCTCAGTTTGGTTTGAATTCAGCTCTCCTTTGTTTCACTATTTTCACCTCAGATGCCAGTTTGCATACTTAAGCTTTGAGGGCCCGCAAAGTGCTGGGACAGCTCTACTAGCACTCCGAATCTGAATATGGAGGCTAGTAGACTGTAGGTAAAGCTAGATTCAGTGGTTGTCATCTGTACAAGACCCCACTGTTGCACATAGCCTCACACGAGAATGGTTCCGGCCATTTTGGCCCCTAGACAGGACAGCTCTGCCCACCGGTTGATGCAACTGTCTTAAAACTTGTCTAAGGATGATTTGGGTAAAATAATTGTAAGACTTCAAACAAATTTCTTTCCTCCACAACTCTGTAGACTGCAGCTTAGCCTAAGCCACACCTTTTGATTTTCCACACTCAATGTCCACAATGAATCAGCTCCACAGTAGTGGCCATCTACTCACCCAGCCTCTGCTCCCCATTCCTCTCCATACTTGCTCCAGGCCAGGGCACTGTTGGCTGTCACAAACAAAGTGGACAGACAGTAGACAAGTTCATCTACAAAACTCTCTTCCCGGATGTTGCAGTTCGCAACtgaagagaaaacagaaaagtacTATTATGAGTTGCTGAGCTTGCCCAGcaattcctcctctcctgtcTACATAAGCTTTCATGTAGTAGCTACGGGATGGAAGATGCCATTGGGCACTGATGCACAACCTTTTTTCaactgggggccgctgttgacattgagaaaAAACTTGCGGGCCagaatgcaaacaaacattaaagagtATGTTTGAAACTAGAATagtttgatgctcattttattaatgcaacattttattaatgaaagatataaaactaaagctatcatacataTTTGGCAAGCGGTGTAGGAAAAAGGAAGCTTTATACACGAGGATTATCTCACaatacaaggtgggcggggagcagccacagtTGATTGCCAGGTCTGTAGTACATGTCCACTCTCAGGATGCTCAGGAAGCTACCTCTCCTTGTAGCACAATTTCATAGAAAAATATAGGAGATGTATACGCCACATGCCCCGCAAGACAACTAGCCGGGACAGCAGCGAGGGACTAAGGAGAGGGCCGGATGTGGCCCGcaggccataggttgggcaccccagACATCAGCAAGTCTGTCTGGTATGTTGACATCTCCAACATGCCAGCACCAAGCTGCAGTctcattttctgctactgctagttagacaaattgttaaaaatgaaaattttctgcTTCTGCTAAGTATGGAAATTGagtttaatttatgttaattgaaAAACTGAACATGGTGTCCTCACTAAAACTGCTTGAGAGTCAGGAATCAGATCAATAGGAGCATTTTCCAAGTGAAAAAAGTATGTAAGTATAGGAGACAAACATGTTTGTATAGTAATGAAGGGGTAATTAGCATTAGGGTGTCACTCCCTAGCATCCCAATAATTGCATACTACAATAGGTTTTTATCTTAAGTGaatcaaaaaatgtttctgtaaatgtgacacttttaAACATTCTCAAATTCCTCTGCAGGTAAACTATTGTATTGTAATGGACTAAGGAACAATTACAGATTTAAAGAAAATGccttaaaatgtaaagtttatccAAAAAATGTTGGCTCTGCCATAATATTAAAATCAGACCCTTTAATAAGCTTGGGactggtaaaaatataaaataggggCAGCAAGCCTGTGTGCCCTCCCCCAATCACAAAAGGTCCTCTGAAATCTGCCTTGCCAAAGAAGGTAGGGGAACAGAACAGCTGTAGCCACATTACTTTTGGCTAAATAAGACACCTGCCCTAAGGTaaaaaggtcaatttttggggtgCATAACTCCAAAGTCAAGGGGTTTGGCGAGTGGGGAGCCTACTGAAATGTTGAAGCCCACTTTGATAAGTGGGTAACCAGGTATCTGGTCCCTCAGTCTGGGTACAAAAGTGAAAACGGGGTAAAGTAGTGTTGAAAGAAAGAAACCacatattaaaaggaaaatgtcttcattattttttttcagcctggCTAGCTATTCACTCTGTGTTTCAgtaatatttgtgtttgtgttgttcaGTGAAGTCCAAACATCAGATCCCACAATGAACGAGGGCACGATCGCATGAAAGAGCTATACAACGTTCAGCTGTTTAATAGCCTTCAACAAAACCTGGCAACTTTCTGTAGtggaatgtaatgttttttttttttatccctataaaatactaattaattaatatattatttaccaatatattattattattattaataataaattaaactgcaaaataaatacaaataaacattttttggggtccCCCCTAATATTAAAACTCAGCCCCTTTTATAGACAATCCAACCAACCACTGTTTTGGTAGGTACAGGATATTCGATCTCTGTATCAGCTGGGAGCTACTGTACAGCTGTAAGCTCTGTGACACATTGCCCAGGGAGCCTTCTGGTTGGATGTCAGTCTCAGCCAATGGCTGAGCAGGGGCAGGGTCTTTCTTCTTCTGACTGCAGGGAGAGTTAGGATTTCCTGCACTGGTAAGTGAGCTGATTCTTTCTGCTCTCTCTCTGTCTCCTCCCCCTGCCTAGGGATTGAGGGATCATGCACAGCTCCTGGCTTGGTTACTCCACACCACTGGATCTTTAAAAAACGGCATCTgaggtactgaaccactcactgagGCCTCTATGCATTCTCTATGGCAGGGGTCCGCGGCCAAGTAgactgtctgacaggtgggccatggctctggccagtgcaccccagcggggtcaggaaaagaaccctgcttggggggggtaCGCACCAGCCACAGCCGCGGACCACATCTCCGATATGCATcgcagggcggtgggtgggttgtgtctctggacacaacccgtccactctcccatcgctggctgAAGaatctacatgtagcatctccaaGTTCTCTGGCCGGGTAGGTTAATTGAATTCCTCTGAAAAATTTCTTAGTAAcattagactatgactatggaagggacattaaaTTGAGAATTTCTCTAAGAGACactggcatgactatggacttaaagTGATGTGTATAggaaatagtaatataataaaaaaaaaaaaaaacaggctattTAAAGAAACCAAAGTTAAGCGAAATGTCAACATGGCAACACTGCACCAGGCAGACAGCCTTCCACAGGAAAGTATTGTAGGCTGTGGTTTTTAACTTATGTTTTGCCCTTTGTGTGTTGTGTTTGGCATGGAAATGTCCACCACATGACCTGTGTACTCTCTTATACTTACAGTAAAATTTCTATCGTTTGATTCCCAAAGGAATCTTCTCTGGTCTCTTCTTATCCATTTTCTGTAGCAATAGGGAGGGTATATGAGTTTTTTAGAGCACAACTTTTTTGGTAGGGGGCAAATAGCCCAGCATTTCCTATTTCATCACCACGGTGCTTCCTATGGGGTGGGATTTATACCCCCACTTCTCCTGTTTTCCATTGCACTTCACAAAAATCATTAACCCTAATCACACGCATTAAAGAATACTtggaaagatttaaaataaatatattttattctttgccaGGAGACTCCATGGAAAAAAGGTAAACAGTATATGAACATAGAAAGCATTGTTTAACAATCTCATGTACAAACTGAGCCAGTGAAGAATACATCACAGACTTGCTAAAATATCATTCCCTCCCACCCCCCCAAAGTTCCAACTAGTGCTTTAAATGAGACctatgaacactttttttttacgtGTTAACGTCTACTGTGGCATCACTGTTGCTGTgatccaaacttaaaaaaaaaaaaaaaaagttgggcttTTAGTGTTTTGAAGTGTGGGGCTGAAGCAATATACTATAGCCACATTGTGCCAGTTAAATGGGAAAGCCACTGTAATGTATGTTCCATCTCCCTTGTACCTGGTAACAATGTGCAGCTCAGTCCTTACTGAAGTTCCTCATTTATACTCATATAATGTAGCAGCCCTACAGCTGGGTTCTGAGAAAGTACTGCAACTTACACCATGTGTTTTGCTATCAAAATACACACCAATGGTGTTCTTGATAAAGTTTTGCAGACTTCTATTAAGTAGAGCTGAGCTCTTAGGCACAGAGGAGATGTATCCTGGTAAATCATAAGGGGAACGTTTTATGCTAAACCCACTCATAAGTAGTGAATCACACACAAACATTTCTCCAATGGCTTGTGAACAAGTaaacatggaaaaataaacagacaaaaataaaaacattgtaacacTGGAAAGTGCCTTTGAGGCTACAATTACTGCAGTAATGCACCTGTAAATATCCGCCAAGACAATCACATCTGTTTGATCCACCTTCATAAAGTGACACTGACAACTCTACAATGAAATGTCTTCTAACTGAACAAGCAGTTACTCCGATACAACACAGTCTTCAGATAATGTAGTGAGCGTTCTTCCATGTAGAGTGAAGCATAGAAGAAACGCGATGCAGTTGTGGGCATGTTATGACCTAAATGACAGCGATCTTTACGTGGGTATGTTCAACAATCCAGTTTGTTACCTTTAGTCTTGATCATTTCATGTATGCAAGACAGAAGGAAAGCACCAAACATCCAGCAAAGAGAATGGTAAATAGATTATGTACAAAGTCAAGAGTCTTCCAAGATCATGCAATCTGATGATCAGAAGAGAAAATAGATTTAGCTTTATTTCTTGTTCTGTTAAATGGCtgctttagtgttttttttcctttctttcattttgtcTACTTGTAAGAGTCCAGCGAAGTTAAGAATGTAAACAGCAAAaagtatataggtatatataaatCGAAACCAACTTggtcttttacttttttagggtATCTGAGTTCAGAGTCTGCAAATTCAGCAGTGGGGGTACAGTCTGCTTCTTGCTTATCATCCCTGTGTGCATATAGTGTTAGGAATGTCTGAAGTGGAGGAGAGGGTCCTATTGCACCTGTGCGCATTTGCTGACCCGCTCGTCCTCTGAAGTGGTTGAGATGCTGTGACTGTGCTCTGGTGGGCTCTCGCTGGGACTGCACGCTCCTGCCTCGTGTCCCTCTGAGTTTTCCAACATTTCCTGAATAAGAGGAGGCATTGATCCAGGGATCTCCAGCTTTAGTGTGATAACACGTTCTGCACCTGCACAATAAGACACAAGGATCATTAGAATGCTTGTTCCTTTACTATACTGGTGTTGggaatgtttttcatttattcatttatttcatctttatacatttttaaactgataaatatatatactatttacatAAAATCTTTGTAAGAGTGGCTAATGATAGGTAAGAGTGGTAATGATAAGAAcctaaattaccgtatttttcggaccattagacgctccggactataagacgcaccaggttttccgcacgggaaaaNNNNNNNNNNNNNNNNNNNNNNNNNNNNNNNNNNNNNNNNNNNNNNNNNNNNNNNNNNNNNNNNNNNNNNNNNNNNNNNNNNNNNNNNNNNNNNNNNNNNNNNNNNNNNNNNNNNNNNNNNNNNNNNNNNNNNNNNNNNNNNNNNNNNNNNNNNNNNNNNNNNNNNNNNNNNNNNNNNNNNNNNNNNNNNNNNNNNNNNNNNNNNNNNNNNNNNNNNNNNNNNNNNNNNNNNNNNNNNNNNNNNNNNNNNNNNNNNNNNNNNNNNNNNNNNNNNNNNNNNNNNNNNNNNNNNNNNNNNNNNNNNNNNNNNNNNNNNNNNNNNNNNNNNNNNNNNNNNNNNNNNNNNNNNNNNNNNNNNNNNNNNNNNNNNNNNNNNNNNNNNNNNNNNNNNNNNNNNNNNNNNNNNNNNNNNNNNNNNNNNNNNNNNNNNNNNNNNNNNNNNNNNNNNNNNNNNNNNNNNNNNNNNNNNNNNNNNNNNNNNNNNNNNNNNNNNNNNNNNNNNNNNNNNNNNNNNNNNNNNNNNNNNNNNNNNNNNNNNNNNNNNNNNNNNNNNNNNNNNNNNNNNNNNNNNNNNNNNNNNNNNNNNNNNNNNNNNNNNNNNNNNNNNNNNNNNNNNNNNNNNNNNNNNNNNNNNNNNNNNNNNNNNNNNNNNNNNNNNNNNNNNNNNNNNNNNNNNNNNNNNNNNNNNNNNNNNNNNNNNNNNNNNNNNNNNNNNNNNNNNNNNNNNNNNNNNNNNNNNNNNNNNNNNNNNNNNNNNNNNNNNNNNNNNNNNNNNNNNNNNNNNNNNNNNNNNNNNNNNNNNNNNNNNNNNNNNNNNNNNNNNNNNNNNNNNNNNNNNNNNNNNNNNNNNNNNNNNNNNNNNNNNNNNNNNNNNNNNNNNNNNNNNNNNNNNNNNNNNNNNNNNNNNNNNNNNNNNNNNNNNNNNNNNNNNNNNNNNNNNNNNNNNNNNNNNNNNNNNNNNNNNNNNNNNNNNNNNNNNNNNNNNNNNNNNNNNNNNNNNNNNNNNNNNNNNNNNNNNNNNNNNNNNNNNNNNNNNNNNNNNNNNNNNNNNNNNNNNNNNNNNNNNNNNNNNNNNNNNNNNNNNNNNNNNNNNNNNNNNNNNNNNNNNNNNNNNNNNNNNNNNNNNNNNNNNNNNNNNNNNNNNNNNNNNNNNNNNNNNNNNNNNNNNNNNNNNNNNNNNNNNNNNNNNNNNNNNNNNNNNNNNNNNNNNNNNNNNNNNNNNNNNNNNNNNNNNNNNNNNNNNNNNNNNNNNNNNNNNNNNNNNNNNNNNNNNNNNNNNNNNNNNNNNNNNNNNNNttcggaccataagacgcaccctgattttccccccactttagggggaaaaaaagtgcgtcttatggtccgaaaaatacggtagtttctAAGCCTTCTTCAgtattctaaaaaatgtaaaaatctagaattttttacttgaaaatcaCAAAAGCAGCCTTAGCCTTACAATGTATATCACCTAAATCCATTCCTGAAATAGCATAATGGTGAAGAATCAGGCTCATTACTATGAAACTGGATGATCCGTCTTTTCTATAGGGCCAGAAATGAGCAACTATGACTATACAACTAAATGGTCAATGTATGACTAtacctatatattgtacagcgctgcgtaatatgttggcgctatataaatcctgtataataataataatacaatcaaaATGTTAAAGGGCTAACTATGATCTTATTTCTGAAAGTACAGTGAATGAGTTGTTTGGTTCACTTCATTTGTATCACCatctacaaaataattttttttgttttgctatttttgtgcttgactttgtaaacttttttttacacttcttcAGTAAATCATCGTCAAGGTCACTGGATATACTTTACCTTTTGCACTGATGCTGCGAAGATCTGTGATCTTCATTAAAATCTTTGGAAACATGTGGGGCTTGTTGGGTCTTCTCTTCCTGATATAAATTTTCAGTGCTTCCAGTAATGGCTCTTGAAGCTTATCTACTTTAGCTGGCTCTTCAAGGTCCTGACGGTCTAGATTAGTAACAGAAAAAGTGACATGTTTCACGTGGAATATCTCGGTGAATTATTGGCACTTAACATTTCTTGACATTCAGGTCAGATGTAGGTTAGCCAGTAGATGGCAACAGTCTACAAGCCTCGCCATTTGGGTGAATGAATTGTGTTGCATTAGCTATATTTGGCCTGCTGACATCTGAGTGCCTTTTAGGTGTAATTCTTTAGAAAAATATTGCTTAGATGCCTGTTACTACATATACTCCTTCACTTCAACATGCACTATTCTCCCTTGATAGAGCTTATCTGTACTGAAACAGtttctatatattacatatgGGGTACTCAAAGTTgtaagagctttaatacattacgTGCAGCCAACCATTTCCAGCACAAGTGGCACAGTGAACGAGCACTGATTGCCTTTCATTCTTGAGTCAGAACATAGTGCTTAGGtgaatttttgctgtttttaactTGTGCCTGGTACAGGAACAGCTGTCAAATAGAGTGGCTGATATTAGATTGACTGGGATGCAGTTTTGTGTGCTTTCAGATCTCATCATGgacataacatttacattttttcagagcCAAAACTatttagattttagttttctttttccatataaattttatattttgtatagatTACTTTGGGTTACAGCACTTAGCACATCGTCCTCCTTCGATTTAATGGACCTTTATACACATGGTAATGGTTATAGGTATGGGGACACATTGGCTGCATGCTGACATGTGAAATAGTAATTAGACTGAGGTTTGTTTAGGTCACATTAGAGAACAAATTTTAGTCTTCTGTAATCTTGGGGCCTTTAATTTGTGCTTTAAAGCCACAAATTTCTATCTTCCTTATTTATGACAATCAGAGATCTTGTGTTTATTTGAGTAGGAAAGGTTGACAAGGGACAGCATAAGATTTATTGAGGGACAAACATAACTGCAAAAATACATGACATGGCAATGATACGTACATTCTACAGCAGGTTAGAATGATATCACTGAGACTGCAGGTCATGTGATTTATTGAGGTCAAGGAACTGAACTGCTTTCTTTGTATAAACTTGTGCAGAAATCAGATTTTATATATGTTCACCTTCTGACTGTGGCAGCAAATATATGTTGTGAAAGACTATTACAAATGTTTATACAAAAGGATGGATAATCATAAGTGATCAATGCATACCAAGATGTCcaggtacatttttataaagtaggACCGCCTTAGAAAGCCAGCTCCATTTTAAATGCACCCAATGTTTTGGGTTTTGAAAGGCATATGGTATACATGGACAGTGACCATGGCTTTACAGAAACCCACCATGAATGAATACTGGGGTAGCCATTGaagggcctgatctattaaagctttccaaggctggagagggaacactttcatcagtgaatctgggtgatccagcaaacttggaatcaatctgttccaggatttaaaacatttgctaacaaatgactgttaaaaaatccattccaggtttgctgggtcatccagcttcactgatgaaagtgtatctcctccagccttggacagctttaataaacctggccTACTGACTGAGGCAAGTATAGATATATAGAATATCAACTATCTTTCTTATCTTTGGTTTCCAATACTGGAACAGAAAATGGGAAAAGTTTTGTTACTGGTAAGATGCTTACCTTCACAAATTAAGCAGATGGCACTAAGCAGGCCAGTTTCTGTGTCATCCATTTCCAAAGGTAGTAGCTGGTTGGCAAACGTGAACACAAGGTCGGTGAGTGGACCAAACCCAGCATTGTGCATCTGAGTTCGGTTGAGTGTAAGGCCATCTGAGAAAGTCATAGTGTCCTGCTCTGGAGTATATCTTGTGCAAATTCGGAGAATCTATACAGAGACACAAAACAAGCACAGATATAAGAGATTGAGATACTATGGTGGTACTCACATGGTAGCTGTAGGGGTAAGAGCAAACAATCTGGGTGGCTGTCATAGccatggcaaaagaaaaaaaagatttcagctCAGTCTAACAGTCAGGACAAGAAATTATGGGGCCGGAAACCATAGATAGAAAAAATGTAACAGGTGTTTTCTTTCCTATTGTTTTTAATCTGTGTCCTCTGTCACACTGGAAATTATGGTTACTTCCAATATGTACCTGAATGAATGTGAAGCTGGACCAGaatacatcatcatttttttatatataaagctgtGATAAAAATCACAGGGGTATAACTTCAAACTAAAGCTACACAGAGAAGACCCAATGGACCACTTGGCCTTTTTCTGCCATCAGACCCCAATGTTTTCATATTGAAATAAGATTGTGCACATCATACAGTCTAATGTCTATGGAcagtatggccctgatttaataaagttctccaaggctgaagaggatacactttcatcaattatttgttatttgaaaccgtcactacttcccaccactacatatctcccatcctattgtgtgtaaattccctcacttactagattgtaagctcttcggggcagggtcctctcctcctgtatcactgtctgtattagtctgtcatttgcaacccctatttaatgtagcgctgcgtaatatgttggtgctatataaatcctgtttattaataataatattaataataataataataataatcaatgaagctgggagatgcagcaaacctagaatggatctagtccaggattcaaaacatttgctagcaaatagcaaatgactttgaagaaatccattcgaggttttccggatcatccagcttcactgatgaaggtgtggatatcctctccagcctttggagagctttagttaATTAGGCCCTCTGACTGCAACCCAACAAAGGCTCAAAAGCATATTAAATTATGAAGACCAAAAAGCATGGTACtggttaaaaaaagatttatattggAATAAATGGTTcagtttttcaactttttttgtacatttaggcAGGTAATAGCAGTAGTgttgctgttttctttttccccagaaacaaaataaagtgttCAAAGGCCACTGCAGCCCTcctgcatatataaaaaattaaaattgcttgTCACCTCTTATGTATGCATTTTGCAAAAGGCTTTTTCAAGTGGTTTCAgccaaaataaaatagtttgaaatAAATGCATGCATAGGGGTTTGCAAACGCCTGAGAAAGCCTAGTGATTACCACCTGTTACTCTTCCTAGGTacctagcagttgccagtagaCCCCAGGAGCAGTAGGAGCAGCAGGTTTTACCTGCAAGtctaaatatattaatacaatgccAAATATAAATGCCTCATGAGTAGCAAATCACCCCCCtcactttttgtattatttttattatatttgtattatatgaaCAGAGCATTAGGAATATTTAGCTCCAAGAAGTAGCTTTTGGTTACTGATATCAAATaactgaaactgcaaaaaaaaaaaaaaaaagatgaaaaggtGAAAAGGAGAGTTATAATGAAAGCAGCCCTTGAAGAAGCTGTAACTGATATAAATAGTGTGTTCTGCTCTTAGCTGACACTACCATGTCAACCTGTCTGATTATAGATAACAAAAAATGAGTGACTATTACAAAACTGAGGAACATGGCTTCATAgccttgttatataaaaaaaaaagaagaggatcTCTAAAATATACCAGTCAATctttactgaaaattaaaaaatatcccAATCAGAAATCCTCACTTTTTAAGCTACTAAAGAGGTTTCTGCTATAGCTAATGCTGGAAAGTACGATTTTACATATaccaaaaaaatctttcaattCCAGGGAAAAGCTTGTATCCAAGCTAGCCAGAAGGATTTTTTGTCTGGGCTTCAAGGTCATTGTGAGTTAGACAAAGCCATGCTTTGGTTGTGTCAATTATTCCTTTTGCTTTACCATgacagaaacaagaaaaaaaagataaaatgatgaAATGCCTCTACTAGTTCAAGGAACCAGAGTGTGTTTGTTCTCCGTGCACACCTCCTCATTTGACATACCCAACATAAGAATTCATATA
This window harbors:
- the RARB gene encoding retinoic acid receptor beta isoform X3, translated to MVYTCHREKNCVINKVTRNRCQYCRLQRCFEVGMSKESVRNDRNKKKKEPSKQECTENYEMTAELDDLTEKIRKAHQETFPSLCQLGKYTTNSSADHRVRLDLGLWDKFSELATKCIIKIVEFAKRLPGFTSLTIADQITLLKAACLDILILRICTRYTPEQDTMTFSDGLTLNRTQMHNAGFGPLTDLVFTFANQLLPLEMDDTETGLLSAICLICEDRQDLEEPAKVDKLQEPLLEALKIYIRKRRPNKPHMFPKILMKITDLRSISAKGAERVITLKLEIPGSMPPLIQEMLENSEGHEAGACSPSESPPEHSHSISTTSEDERVSKCAQVQ